A part of bacterium genomic DNA contains:
- a CDS encoding class I SAM-dependent methyltransferase: MKSRNIEWYNEEYSRLQESGSSWSTPQMYENKLECLNWCCESVGILKTVSILDVGCGAGELAKLLFRNGYSNVDGIDISEVAIKHAVRIHNSTFLSKDFSCPVKLEKEYDCIYDTDCLHMVVGHQARKAFLENVKLNLSENGVFLTGINSSRKDVDPYVVLDGVAQYFWPQKEQYIEEICKAGLHNDSIARYAAKKQEKM, encoded by the coding sequence ATGAAGAGCAGAAATATTGAGTGGTACAATGAAGAGTATTCAAGGCTCCAGGAAAGCGGGAGTTCTTGGAGTACTCCGCAGATGTATGAGAACAAATTAGAATGTTTAAACTGGTGTTGTGAATCGGTAGGTATTCTCAAAACAGTGTCCATTCTTGATGTTGGCTGTGGTGCGGGAGAGCTTGCAAAGTTGTTATTTAGAAATGGATACTCAAATGTAGACGGAATCGATATTTCAGAAGTCGCCATTAAACACGCGGTCAGAATACATAATAGCACATTTCTTTCCAAAGATTTTTCTTGTCCAGTAAAGCTAGAGAAGGAATATGACTGCATATATGACACAGATTGTTTGCACATGGTTGTTGGGCATCAAGCTAGGAAAGCTTTTCTTGAGAACGTAAAGCTGAACCTTAGCGAGAATGGCGTATTCTTGACTGGAATAAATTCTTCAAGAAAGGATGTCGATCCGTATGTTGTACTCGATGGTGTTGCGCAATACTTCTGGCCACAGAAGGAACAATACATTGAGGAGATATGTAAAGCAGGGCTCCATAATGATAGCATCGCGAGATATGC